One genomic segment of Danio rerio strain Tuebingen ecotype United States chromosome 11, GRCz12tu, whole genome shotgun sequence includes these proteins:
- the LOC141376553 gene encoding E3 ubiquitin-protein ligase RBBP6-like isoform X3, which translates to MLELILMVLMFISEAMTLLGLLPPNYVCFHCGIPGHHIRHCPSKGGSSSASQKRIRRSTGIPRSFLLEVDDPNRKGVMMDGSGKYVIPIIDAEAYAAEKKKRPSFCQTKPLSSSSSAGTASSVQDVRGKRSRSPSSPETHGDQKRPRH; encoded by the exons ATGttagagctgattctcatggttctgatgttcatcaGTGAGGCCATGACACTGCTTGGGCTTCTTCCACCCAACTATGTCTGCTTTCACTGTGGGATCccaggacaccacattaggcactgcccctctAAAGGG ggcagcagctctgctTCGCAAAAGCGCATCAggaggagcacagggattccccgcagcttcctgttggaggtggacgacccaaaccgaaagggagtcatgatggaTGGCAGCGGcaaatacgtcattcccatcatagacgc tgaggcctatgctgctgagaagaaaaAGAGGCCTTCCTTCTGCCAGACCAAGCCGCtgtcctcctcttcctcagctgGTACAGCATCTTCAGTCCAGGACGTCAGAGGGAAAcgttcccgctccccatcttcaccagagacgcacggcgaccagaagagaccacgtcactGA
- the LOC141376553 gene encoding E3 ubiquitin-protein ligase RBBP6-like isoform X1, with protein sequence MSCVHYRFQSRLTYDSLQFEGLNITVGELKRQIMRRERLKFCQLKISKAQTDEEYTDDDALIPKNTSVIIRRVPAAGLKSSKRRFVGHQAGPSAKSSQTGDSSLLSLEQLLKTENLAEAKASEEDKLKAVMYQSSLCYYSSSEAMTLLGLLPPNYVCFHCGIPGHHIRHCPSKGGSSSAPHKRIRRSTGIPRSFLLEVDDPNRKGVMMDGSGKYVIPIIDAEAYAAEKKKRSSFSCQTKPLPSSSSAGAASSVQDARGKRSRSPSPPETHGDQKRPRH encoded by the exons atgtcttgtgttcattaCAGGtttcagagtcgactcacctacgactcgctccagtttgagggCCTCAACATCACTGTGggagagctgaagcggcagatcatgaggcgcgagaggctgaagttctgccagctgaagatcagcaaagcCCAAACTGATGAAG aatacacagatgatgatgctctcatccccaaAAACACATCTGTCATCATCAGACGGGTCCCTGCGGCTGGACTGAAGTCCTCCAaaagaagatttgttgg acatcaagctggaccatCAGCTAAATCTTCTCAAACAGGTGattcttcactcctctcactggagcagctgttgaag actgagaatttggctgaggcaaaggcatcagaggaggacaagctaaaagcggtgatgtaccagtccagtctgtgctactactccagcag TGAGGCCATGACACTGCTTGGGCTTCTTCCACCCAACTATGTCTGCTTTCACTGTGGGATCccaggacaccacattaggcactgcccctctAAAGGG ggcagcagctctgctccGCATAAGCGCATCCggaggagcacagggattccccgcagcttcctgttggaggtggacgacccaaaccgaaagggagtcatgatggaCGGCAGCGGCAAATatgtcattcccatcatagacgc tgaggcctatgctgctgagaagaaaaagaggtcatccttctcctgccagaccaagccgctgccctcctcttcctcagctGGTGCAGCATCTTCAGTCCAGGACGCCAGAGGGAAACGTTCCCGCTCCCCATCTCCACCAGAGACGcacggcgaccagaagagaccacgtcactGA
- the LOC100005157 gene encoding E3 ubiquitin-protein ligase RBBP6-like produces MSCVHYRFQSRLTYDSLQFEGLNITVGELKRQIMRRERLKFCQLKISKGQTDEEYTDDDALIPKNTSVIIRRVPAAGLKSSNRRFVGHQAGPSAKSSQTGDSSLLSLEQLLKTENLAEAKASEEDKLKAVMYQSSLCYYSSR; encoded by the exons atgtcttgtgttcattaCAGGtttcagagtcgactcacctacgactcgctccagtttgagggCCTCAACATCACTGTGggagagctgaagcggcagatcatgaggcgcgagaggctgaagttctgccagctgaagatcagcaaaggCCAAACTGATGAAG aatacacagatgatgatgctctcatccccaaAAACAcatcggtcatcatcagacgggtcCCTGCGGCTGGACTAAAGTcatcaaacagaagatttgttgg acatcaagctggaccatCAGCTAAATCTTCTCAAACAGGTGattcttcactcctctcactggagcagctgttgaag actgagaatctggctgaagCAAAGgcatcagaggaggacaagctaaaagcggtgatgtaccagtccagtctgtgctactactccagcaggtga
- the si:dkey-27d5.4 gene encoding E3 ubiquitin-protein ligase RBBP6-like isoform X4: MSCVHYRFQSRLTYDSLQFDGLNITVGELKRQIMRRERLKFCQLKISKAQTDEEYTDDDALIPKNTSVIIRRVPAAGLKSSNRRFVGHQAGLSAKSSQTGDSSLLSLEQLLKTENLAEAKASEEDKLKAVMYQSSLCYYSSRAAALLRLSASGGAQGFPAASCWRWTTQTERES; encoded by the exons atgtcttgtgttcattaCAGGtttcagagtcgactcacctacgactcgctccagtttgatgGCCTCAACATCACTGTGggagagctgaagcggcagatcatgaggcgcgagaggctgaagttctgccagctgaagatcagcaaagcCCAAACTGATGAAG aatacacagatgatgatgctctcatccccaaAAACAcatcggtcatcatcagacgggtcCCTGCGGCTGGACTGAAGTCCtccaacagaagatttgttgg acatcaagctggattATCAGCTAAATCTTCTCAAACAGGTGattcttcactcctctcactggagcagctgttgaag actgagaatctggctgaggcaaaggcatcagaggaggacaagctaaaagcggtgatgtaccagtccagtctgtgctactactccagcag ggcagcagctctgctccGCTTAAGCGCATCCggaggagcacagggattccccgcagcttcctgttggaggtggacgacccaaaccgaaagggagtcatga
- the LOC141376553 gene encoding E3 ubiquitin-protein ligase RBBP6-like isoform X2, with protein sequence MSCVHYRFQSRLTYDSLQFEGLNITVGELKRQIMRRERLKFCQLKISKAQTDEEYTDDDALIPKNTSVIIRRVPAAGLKSSKRRFVGHQAGPSAKSSQTGDSSLLSLEQLLKTENLAEAKASEEDKLKAVMYQSSLCYYSSRAAALLRISASGGAQGFPAASCWRWTTQTERES encoded by the exons atgtcttgtgttcattaCAGGtttcagagtcgactcacctacgactcgctccagtttgagggCCTCAACATCACTGTGggagagctgaagcggcagatcatgaggcgcgagaggctgaagttctgccagctgaagatcagcaaagcCCAAACTGATGAAG aatacacagatgatgatgctctcatccccaaAAACACATCTGTCATCATCAGACGGGTCCCTGCGGCTGGACTGAAGTCCTCCAaaagaagatttgttgg acatcaagctggaccatCAGCTAAATCTTCTCAAACAGGTGattcttcactcctctcactggagcagctgttgaag actgagaatttggctgaggcaaaggcatcagaggaggacaagctaaaagcggtgatgtaccagtccagtctgtgctactactccagcag ggcagcagctctgctccGCATAAGCGCATCCggaggagcacagggattccccgcagcttcctgttggaggtggacgacccaaaccgaaagggagtcatga
- the si:dkey-27d5.4 gene encoding E3 ubiquitin-protein ligase RBBP6-like isoform X3, with the protein MSCVHYRFQSRLTYDSLQFDGLNITVGELKRQIMRRERLKFCQLKISKAQTDEEYTDDDALIPKNTSVIIRRVPAAGLKSSNRRFVGHQAGLSAKSSQTGDSSLLSLEQLLKTENLAEAKASEEDKLKAVMYQSSLCYYSSSEAMTLLGLLPPNYVCFHCGIPGHHIRHCPSKGGSSSAPLKRIRRSTGIPRSFLLEVDDPNRKGVMMDGSGKYVIPIIDAEAYAAEKKKRPSFCQTKPLSSSSSAGAASSVQDARGKRSRSPSPPETHGDQKRPRH; encoded by the exons atgtcttgtgttcattaCAGGtttcagagtcgactcacctacgactcgctccagtttgatgGCCTCAACATCACTGTGggagagctgaagcggcagatcatgaggcgcgagaggctgaagttctgccagctgaagatcagcaaagcCCAAACTGATGAAG aatacacagatgatgatgctctcatccccaaAAACAcatcggtcatcatcagacgggtcCCTGCGGCTGGACTGAAGTCCtccaacagaagatttgttgg acatcaagctggattATCAGCTAAATCTTCTCAAACAGGTGattcttcactcctctcactggagcagctgttgaag actgagaatctggctgaggcaaaggcatcagaggaggacaagctaaaagcggtgatgtaccagtccagtctgtgctactactccagcag TGAGGCCATGACACTGCTTGGGCTTCTTCCACCCAACTATGTCTGCTTTCACTGTGGGATCccaggacaccacattaggcactgcccctctAAAGGG ggcagcagctctgctccGCTTAAGCGCATCCggaggagcacagggattccccgcagcttcctgttggaggtggacgacccaaaccgaaagggagtcatgatggaCGGCAGCGGcaaatacgtcattcccatcatagacgc tgaggcctatgctgctgagaagaaaaAGAGACCTTCCTTCTGCCAGACCAAGCCGCtgtcctcctcttcctcagctgGTGCAGCATCTTCAGTCCAGGACGCCAGAGGGAAACGTTCCCGCTCCCCATCTCCACCAGAGACGCACGgagaccagaagagaccacgtcactGA